One Ricinus communis isolate WT05 ecotype wild-type chromosome 2, ASM1957865v1, whole genome shotgun sequence DNA segment encodes these proteins:
- the LOC8263040 gene encoding phosphatidylinositol transfer protein 3 isoform X2 codes for MSTGVKKSPSNGFEKALTIEEQQAKINEVRKLVGSLPEKLSIYCSDASITRHLKARNWNVKKAMKMLKETLKWRAEYKPEEIRWNSKSIKGQIKYLVYCMENAILNLPPNQEQMVWLIDFHGFNLSHISLKVTKETAHVLQDHYPERLGLAILYNPPKFFEPFWMVAKAFLEPKTFNKVKFVYSDVANTMKIMEDLFDMDHLESAFGGKDGAGFDINTYAERMREDDKKMPSFWTRGSPASVIPEPALTSAASLDLNVDSHSDTSETDETDSSYLKGIDLEIVSPEENMPVADSGTRTSENMLPDKLVTHDNKANV; via the exons ATGAGCACAGGTGTAAAGAAATCTCCTTCAAATGGATTTGAAAAGGCTTTGACAATTGAAGAGCAGCAGGCAAAG ATTAATGAGGTGAGAAAGTTGGTGGGGTCTTTGCCGGAGAAGTTGTCCATTTACTGCTCTGATGCATCTATCACGAGACATTTAAAGGCACGAAACTGGAATGTTAAGAAGGCAATGAAAATGCTGAAAGAAACCTTAAAATGGAGAGCAGAATACAAACCAGAAGAGATTCGCTGG AACTCAAAGTCAATAAAAGGACAAATTAAGTACTTGGTGTATTGCATGGAAAATGCCATCCTAAATTTACCACCAAACCAGGAGCAGATGGTGTGGCTGATCGATTTCCATGGTTTCAATCTATCACATATTTCACTTAAGGTGACAAAAGAAACAGCCCATGTTTTACAAGACCATTATCCAGAAAGACTGGGTCTAGCGATACTTTACAACCCACCCAAGTTCTTTGAGCCATTTTGGATG GTGGCAAAGGCGTTTCTAGAGCCCAAGACGTTTAATAAAGTCAAGTTTGTATACTCTGATGTGGCAAACACCATGAAAATAATGGAGGATCTATTTGATATGGACCATCTTGAGTCTGCATTTGGTGGCAAAGATGGTGCAGGCTTTGATATCAATACATATGCGGAAAGGATGAGGGAGGATGACAAAAAAATGCCTTCATTTTGGACAAGAGGAAGTCCTGCATCAGTAATACCTGAACCAGCCCTAACATCAGCTGCTTCCTTGGATCTCAATGTGGATTCACATTCTGATACTTCTGAAACTGATGAAACAGACAGTTCTTACCTTAAGGGGATAGATTTAGAAATTGTCTCACCGGAGGAAAATATGCCAGTAGCTGATAGTGGCACAAGAACATCGGAAAATATGCTGCCAGATAAACTCGTAACCCATGATAATAAAGCAAATGTCTGA
- the LOC8263043 gene encoding probable beta-D-xylosidase 7 isoform X2, with protein sequence MVLPMLDVAFILKALLKQPLASLKSFSLLLLLMLTNVFCLKVIGREARAVYNAGQATGMTFWAPNINIFRDPRWGRGQETPGEDPLVTGKYAVSYVRGVQGDSFQGGKLKGHLQASACCKHFTAYDLDNWKGVNRFVFDARVTMQDLADTYQPPFQSCVQQGKASGIMCAYNRVNGIPSCADFNLLSRTARGQWDFHGYIASDCDAVSIIYDNQGYAKSPEDAVVDVLKAGMDVNCGSYLQKHTKAAVEQKKLPEASIDRALHNLFSVRMRLGLFNGNPTEQPFSNIGPDQVCSQEHQILALEAARNGIVLLKNSARLLPLQKSKTVSLAVIGPNVNSVQTLLGNYAGPPCKTVTPLQALQYYVKNTIYYSGCDTVKCSSASIDKAVDIAKGVDRVVMIMGLDQTQEREELDRLDLVLPGKQQELITNVAKSAKNPIVLVLLSGGPVDISFAKYDENIGSILWAGYPGEAGGIALAEIIFGDHNPGGKLPMTWYPQEFVKVPMTDMRMRPDPSSGYPGRTYRFYKGRNVFEFGYGLSYSKYSYELKYVSQTKLYLNQSSTMRIIDNSDPVRATLVAQLGAEFCKESKFSVKVGVENQGEMAGKHPVLLFARHARHGNGRPRRQLIGFKSVILNAGEKAEIEFELSPCEHFSRANEDGLRVMEEGTHFLMVGGDKYPISVVV encoded by the exons ATGGTGTTGCCAATGTTGGACGTGGCATTCATTTTGAAGGCGCTATTAAAGCAGCCACTAGCTTCCCTCAAGTCATTCTCACTGCTGCTTCTTTTGATGCTTACCAATG TTTTTTGTTTGAAGGTGATCGGAAGAGAAGCAAGAGCAGTGTACAATGCAGGGCAAGCTACAGGGATGACATTTTGGGCACcgaatattaatatttttagggACCCAAGATGGGGAAGAGGGCAAGAGACGCCTGGAGAGGATCCATTGGTGACAGGGAAATATGCAGTTTCATATGTGAGAGGAGTCCAAGGTGATTCTTTTCAAGGTGGGAAGCTTAAAGGGCATCTTCAAGCTTCAGCTTGTTGTAAGCATTTTACTGCTTATGATTTAGACAATTGGAAGGGTGTGAACCGCTTTGTGTTTGATGCTCGT GTGACTATGCAAGATTTAGCAGACACATATCAGCCGCCATTCCAAAGTTGTGTTCAGCAAGGGAAAGCCAGTGGGATCATGTGTGCTTACAATAGAGTTAATGGGATCCCAAGTTGTGCAGATTTCAATCTCCTCTCTAGAACTGCTAGAGGGCAATGGGATTTCCATGG GTACATCGCCTCCGACTGTGATGCGGTCTCCATCATCTATGATAATCAAGGATATGCTAAGTCACCAGAAGATGCTGTAGTTGATGTGCTTAAAGCTG GCATGGATGTCAACTGCGGTTCATACTTACAGAAACACACCAAAGCAGCTGTGGAGCAGAAAAAACTGCCCGAAGCTTCCATAGACAGAGCCCTTCACAACCTCTTCTCTGTAAGAATGAGGTTAGGACTTTTCAATGGAAATCCAACAGAACAGCCTTTCAGCAACATCGGTCCTGATCAAGTCTGCTCCCAGGAGCATCAAATACTAGCTCTTGAAGCTGCCCGTAATGGCATTGTCCTTCTGAAGAACTCTGCAAGACTCCTCCCACTTCAAAAATCCAAGACTGTCTCTCTTGCTGTAATTGGTCCTAATGTAAATTCTGTGCAGACACTTCTTGGAAACTATGCAGGCCCTCCATGCAAAACTGTTACCCCTCTCCAAGCACTGCAATACTACgtaaaaaatactatttattaCTCAGGTTGTGATACAGTTAAATGCTCTTCAGCTTCCATTGACAAGGCAGTTGACATAGCAAAAGGGGTGGACCGTGTAGTTATGATAATGGGCTTGGATCAAACTCAGGAGAGGGAGGAGCTTGATCGCTTAGACTTGGTGCTTCCAGGGAAGCAACAAGAACTGATAACCAATGTTGCAAAATCTGCAAAGAATCCAATTGTTCTAGTTCTTCTTTCTGGCGGTCCAGTTGATATATCATTTGCCAAGTATGATGAGAACATTGGAAGCATTTTGTGGGCTGGTTATCCTGGTGAAGCTGGTGGGATTGCACTTGCTGAAATAATTTTTGGTGACCACAATCCAG GAGGGAAATTACCAATGACCTGGTATCCCCAAGAATTTGTCAAAGTACCAATGACAGATATGAGGATGCGACCTGATCCCTCTTCAGGATACCCTGGCAGAACATACAGATTCTACAAAGGCCGGAATGTTTTTGAGTTTGGCTATGGCCTCAGCTATTCAAAGTACTCCTACGAGCTTAAGTATGTCTCCCAGACCAAACTATACTTGAATCAATCTTCAACAATGCGCATAATTGACAACTCAGATCCGGTTCGTGCGACATTGGTTGCTCAATTGGGTGCAGAATTCTGCAAGGAAAGCAAGTTCTCAGTTAAAGTTGGAGTAGAGAACCAAGGGGAAATGGCAGGTAAACATCCAGTATTGCTGTTTGCAAGACATGCAAGGCATGGAAATGGGAGGCCAAGGAGACAGTTGATTGGATTCAAAAGTGTGATATTAAATGCAGGAGAAAAAGCTGAAATTGAGTTTGAACTGAGTCCCTGCGAGCACTTTTCTAGAGCTAATGAAGATGGCCTAAGGGTGATGGAAGAAGGAACACATTTCTTGATGGTAGGAGGTGACAAGTACCCAATTTCCGTCGTCGTTTAA
- the LOC8263043 gene encoding probable beta-D-xylosidase 7 isoform X4, with the protein MVIGREARAVYNAGQATGMTFWAPNINIFRDPRWGRGQETPGEDPLVTGKYAVSYVRGVQGDSFQGGKLKGHLQASACCKHFTAYDLDNWKGVNRFVFDARVTMQDLADTYQPPFQSCVQQGKASGIMCAYNRVNGIPSCADFNLLSRTARGQWDFHGYIASDCDAVSIIYDNQGYAKSPEDAVVDVLKAGMDVNCGSYLQKHTKAAVEQKKLPEASIDRALHNLFSVRMRLGLFNGNPTEQPFSNIGPDQVCSQEHQILALEAARNGIVLLKNSARLLPLQKSKTVSLAVIGPNVNSVQTLLGNYAGPPCKTVTPLQALQYYVKNTIYYSGCDTVKCSSASIDKAVDIAKGVDRVVMIMGLDQTQEREELDRLDLVLPGKQQELITNVAKSAKNPIVLVLLSGGPVDISFAKYDENIGSILWAGYPGEAGGIALAEIIFGDHNPGGKLPMTWYPQEFVKVPMTDMRMRPDPSSGYPGRTYRFYKGRNVFEFGYGLSYSKYSYELKYVSQTKLYLNQSSTMRIIDNSDPVRATLVAQLGAEFCKESKFSVKVGVENQGEMAGKHPVLLFARHARHGNGRPRRQLIGFKSVILNAGEKAEIEFELSPCEHFSRANEDGLRVMEEGTHFLMVGGDKYPISVVV; encoded by the exons ATG GTGATCGGAAGAGAAGCAAGAGCAGTGTACAATGCAGGGCAAGCTACAGGGATGACATTTTGGGCACcgaatattaatatttttagggACCCAAGATGGGGAAGAGGGCAAGAGACGCCTGGAGAGGATCCATTGGTGACAGGGAAATATGCAGTTTCATATGTGAGAGGAGTCCAAGGTGATTCTTTTCAAGGTGGGAAGCTTAAAGGGCATCTTCAAGCTTCAGCTTGTTGTAAGCATTTTACTGCTTATGATTTAGACAATTGGAAGGGTGTGAACCGCTTTGTGTTTGATGCTCGT GTGACTATGCAAGATTTAGCAGACACATATCAGCCGCCATTCCAAAGTTGTGTTCAGCAAGGGAAAGCCAGTGGGATCATGTGTGCTTACAATAGAGTTAATGGGATCCCAAGTTGTGCAGATTTCAATCTCCTCTCTAGAACTGCTAGAGGGCAATGGGATTTCCATGG GTACATCGCCTCCGACTGTGATGCGGTCTCCATCATCTATGATAATCAAGGATATGCTAAGTCACCAGAAGATGCTGTAGTTGATGTGCTTAAAGCTG GCATGGATGTCAACTGCGGTTCATACTTACAGAAACACACCAAAGCAGCTGTGGAGCAGAAAAAACTGCCCGAAGCTTCCATAGACAGAGCCCTTCACAACCTCTTCTCTGTAAGAATGAGGTTAGGACTTTTCAATGGAAATCCAACAGAACAGCCTTTCAGCAACATCGGTCCTGATCAAGTCTGCTCCCAGGAGCATCAAATACTAGCTCTTGAAGCTGCCCGTAATGGCATTGTCCTTCTGAAGAACTCTGCAAGACTCCTCCCACTTCAAAAATCCAAGACTGTCTCTCTTGCTGTAATTGGTCCTAATGTAAATTCTGTGCAGACACTTCTTGGAAACTATGCAGGCCCTCCATGCAAAACTGTTACCCCTCTCCAAGCACTGCAATACTACgtaaaaaatactatttattaCTCAGGTTGTGATACAGTTAAATGCTCTTCAGCTTCCATTGACAAGGCAGTTGACATAGCAAAAGGGGTGGACCGTGTAGTTATGATAATGGGCTTGGATCAAACTCAGGAGAGGGAGGAGCTTGATCGCTTAGACTTGGTGCTTCCAGGGAAGCAACAAGAACTGATAACCAATGTTGCAAAATCTGCAAAGAATCCAATTGTTCTAGTTCTTCTTTCTGGCGGTCCAGTTGATATATCATTTGCCAAGTATGATGAGAACATTGGAAGCATTTTGTGGGCTGGTTATCCTGGTGAAGCTGGTGGGATTGCACTTGCTGAAATAATTTTTGGTGACCACAATCCAG GAGGGAAATTACCAATGACCTGGTATCCCCAAGAATTTGTCAAAGTACCAATGACAGATATGAGGATGCGACCTGATCCCTCTTCAGGATACCCTGGCAGAACATACAGATTCTACAAAGGCCGGAATGTTTTTGAGTTTGGCTATGGCCTCAGCTATTCAAAGTACTCCTACGAGCTTAAGTATGTCTCCCAGACCAAACTATACTTGAATCAATCTTCAACAATGCGCATAATTGACAACTCAGATCCGGTTCGTGCGACATTGGTTGCTCAATTGGGTGCAGAATTCTGCAAGGAAAGCAAGTTCTCAGTTAAAGTTGGAGTAGAGAACCAAGGGGAAATGGCAGGTAAACATCCAGTATTGCTGTTTGCAAGACATGCAAGGCATGGAAATGGGAGGCCAAGGAGACAGTTGATTGGATTCAAAAGTGTGATATTAAATGCAGGAGAAAAAGCTGAAATTGAGTTTGAACTGAGTCCCTGCGAGCACTTTTCTAGAGCTAATGAAGATGGCCTAAGGGTGATGGAAGAAGGAACACATTTCTTGATGGTAGGAGGTGACAAGTACCCAATTTCCGTCGTCGTTTAA
- the LOC8263040 gene encoding phosphatidylinositol transfer protein 3 isoform X1: MSTGVKKSPSNGFEKALTIEEQQAKINEVRKLVGSLPEKLSIYCSDASITRHLKARNWNVKKAMKMLKETLKWRAEYKPEEIRWQEVASEAETGKIYRSNYVDKHGRTVLVMRPSCQNSKSIKGQIKYLVYCMENAILNLPPNQEQMVWLIDFHGFNLSHISLKVTKETAHVLQDHYPERLGLAILYNPPKFFEPFWMVAKAFLEPKTFNKVKFVYSDVANTMKIMEDLFDMDHLESAFGGKDGAGFDINTYAERMREDDKKMPSFWTRGSPASVIPEPALTSAASLDLNVDSHSDTSETDETDSSYLKGIDLEIVSPEENMPVADSGTRTSENMLPDKLVTHDNKANV; the protein is encoded by the exons ATGAGCACAGGTGTAAAGAAATCTCCTTCAAATGGATTTGAAAAGGCTTTGACAATTGAAGAGCAGCAGGCAAAG ATTAATGAGGTGAGAAAGTTGGTGGGGTCTTTGCCGGAGAAGTTGTCCATTTACTGCTCTGATGCATCTATCACGAGACATTTAAAGGCACGAAACTGGAATGTTAAGAAGGCAATGAAAATGCTGAAAGAAACCTTAAAATGGAGAGCAGAATACAAACCAGAAGAGATTCGCTGG CAAGAAGTTGCTTCTGAAGCAGAGACAGGGAAGATCTACAGATCAAATTATGTTGATAAGCATGGTAGAACAGTTCTTGTCATGAGACCGAGTTGCCAG AACTCAAAGTCAATAAAAGGACAAATTAAGTACTTGGTGTATTGCATGGAAAATGCCATCCTAAATTTACCACCAAACCAGGAGCAGATGGTGTGGCTGATCGATTTCCATGGTTTCAATCTATCACATATTTCACTTAAGGTGACAAAAGAAACAGCCCATGTTTTACAAGACCATTATCCAGAAAGACTGGGTCTAGCGATACTTTACAACCCACCCAAGTTCTTTGAGCCATTTTGGATG GTGGCAAAGGCGTTTCTAGAGCCCAAGACGTTTAATAAAGTCAAGTTTGTATACTCTGATGTGGCAAACACCATGAAAATAATGGAGGATCTATTTGATATGGACCATCTTGAGTCTGCATTTGGTGGCAAAGATGGTGCAGGCTTTGATATCAATACATATGCGGAAAGGATGAGGGAGGATGACAAAAAAATGCCTTCATTTTGGACAAGAGGAAGTCCTGCATCAGTAATACCTGAACCAGCCCTAACATCAGCTGCTTCCTTGGATCTCAATGTGGATTCACATTCTGATACTTCTGAAACTGATGAAACAGACAGTTCTTACCTTAAGGGGATAGATTTAGAAATTGTCTCACCGGAGGAAAATATGCCAGTAGCTGATAGTGGCACAAGAACATCGGAAAATATGCTGCCAGATAAACTCGTAACCCATGATAATAAAGCAAATGTCTGA
- the LOC8263043 gene encoding probable beta-D-xylosidase 7 isoform X3 — protein MVSHWSIFCLKVIGREARAVYNAGQATGMTFWAPNINIFRDPRWGRGQETPGEDPLVTGKYAVSYVRGVQGDSFQGGKLKGHLQASACCKHFTAYDLDNWKGVNRFVFDARVTMQDLADTYQPPFQSCVQQGKASGIMCAYNRVNGIPSCADFNLLSRTARGQWDFHGYIASDCDAVSIIYDNQGYAKSPEDAVVDVLKAGMDVNCGSYLQKHTKAAVEQKKLPEASIDRALHNLFSVRMRLGLFNGNPTEQPFSNIGPDQVCSQEHQILALEAARNGIVLLKNSARLLPLQKSKTVSLAVIGPNVNSVQTLLGNYAGPPCKTVTPLQALQYYVKNTIYYSGCDTVKCSSASIDKAVDIAKGVDRVVMIMGLDQTQEREELDRLDLVLPGKQQELITNVAKSAKNPIVLVLLSGGPVDISFAKYDENIGSILWAGYPGEAGGIALAEIIFGDHNPGGKLPMTWYPQEFVKVPMTDMRMRPDPSSGYPGRTYRFYKGRNVFEFGYGLSYSKYSYELKYVSQTKLYLNQSSTMRIIDNSDPVRATLVAQLGAEFCKESKFSVKVGVENQGEMAGKHPVLLFARHARHGNGRPRRQLIGFKSVILNAGEKAEIEFELSPCEHFSRANEDGLRVMEEGTHFLMVGGDKYPISVVV, from the exons ATGGTATCGCATTGGTCAA TTTTTTGTTTGAAGGTGATCGGAAGAGAAGCAAGAGCAGTGTACAATGCAGGGCAAGCTACAGGGATGACATTTTGGGCACcgaatattaatatttttagggACCCAAGATGGGGAAGAGGGCAAGAGACGCCTGGAGAGGATCCATTGGTGACAGGGAAATATGCAGTTTCATATGTGAGAGGAGTCCAAGGTGATTCTTTTCAAGGTGGGAAGCTTAAAGGGCATCTTCAAGCTTCAGCTTGTTGTAAGCATTTTACTGCTTATGATTTAGACAATTGGAAGGGTGTGAACCGCTTTGTGTTTGATGCTCGT GTGACTATGCAAGATTTAGCAGACACATATCAGCCGCCATTCCAAAGTTGTGTTCAGCAAGGGAAAGCCAGTGGGATCATGTGTGCTTACAATAGAGTTAATGGGATCCCAAGTTGTGCAGATTTCAATCTCCTCTCTAGAACTGCTAGAGGGCAATGGGATTTCCATGG GTACATCGCCTCCGACTGTGATGCGGTCTCCATCATCTATGATAATCAAGGATATGCTAAGTCACCAGAAGATGCTGTAGTTGATGTGCTTAAAGCTG GCATGGATGTCAACTGCGGTTCATACTTACAGAAACACACCAAAGCAGCTGTGGAGCAGAAAAAACTGCCCGAAGCTTCCATAGACAGAGCCCTTCACAACCTCTTCTCTGTAAGAATGAGGTTAGGACTTTTCAATGGAAATCCAACAGAACAGCCTTTCAGCAACATCGGTCCTGATCAAGTCTGCTCCCAGGAGCATCAAATACTAGCTCTTGAAGCTGCCCGTAATGGCATTGTCCTTCTGAAGAACTCTGCAAGACTCCTCCCACTTCAAAAATCCAAGACTGTCTCTCTTGCTGTAATTGGTCCTAATGTAAATTCTGTGCAGACACTTCTTGGAAACTATGCAGGCCCTCCATGCAAAACTGTTACCCCTCTCCAAGCACTGCAATACTACgtaaaaaatactatttattaCTCAGGTTGTGATACAGTTAAATGCTCTTCAGCTTCCATTGACAAGGCAGTTGACATAGCAAAAGGGGTGGACCGTGTAGTTATGATAATGGGCTTGGATCAAACTCAGGAGAGGGAGGAGCTTGATCGCTTAGACTTGGTGCTTCCAGGGAAGCAACAAGAACTGATAACCAATGTTGCAAAATCTGCAAAGAATCCAATTGTTCTAGTTCTTCTTTCTGGCGGTCCAGTTGATATATCATTTGCCAAGTATGATGAGAACATTGGAAGCATTTTGTGGGCTGGTTATCCTGGTGAAGCTGGTGGGATTGCACTTGCTGAAATAATTTTTGGTGACCACAATCCAG GAGGGAAATTACCAATGACCTGGTATCCCCAAGAATTTGTCAAAGTACCAATGACAGATATGAGGATGCGACCTGATCCCTCTTCAGGATACCCTGGCAGAACATACAGATTCTACAAAGGCCGGAATGTTTTTGAGTTTGGCTATGGCCTCAGCTATTCAAAGTACTCCTACGAGCTTAAGTATGTCTCCCAGACCAAACTATACTTGAATCAATCTTCAACAATGCGCATAATTGACAACTCAGATCCGGTTCGTGCGACATTGGTTGCTCAATTGGGTGCAGAATTCTGCAAGGAAAGCAAGTTCTCAGTTAAAGTTGGAGTAGAGAACCAAGGGGAAATGGCAGGTAAACATCCAGTATTGCTGTTTGCAAGACATGCAAGGCATGGAAATGGGAGGCCAAGGAGACAGTTGATTGGATTCAAAAGTGTGATATTAAATGCAGGAGAAAAAGCTGAAATTGAGTTTGAACTGAGTCCCTGCGAGCACTTTTCTAGAGCTAATGAAGATGGCCTAAGGGTGATGGAAGAAGGAACACATTTCTTGATGGTAGGAGGTGACAAGTACCCAATTTCCGTCGTCGTTTAA
- the LOC8263043 gene encoding probable beta-D-xylosidase 7 isoform X1, which translates to MKPQNLSFFTFFTIFPLLILQITSTEPPFSCDPSNPSTSSFLFCKTSLPISQRVRDLVSRLTLDEKISQLVSSAPSIPRLGIPAYEWWSEALHGVANVGRGIHFEGAIKAATSFPQVILTAASFDAYQWYRIGQVIGREARAVYNAGQATGMTFWAPNINIFRDPRWGRGQETPGEDPLVTGKYAVSYVRGVQGDSFQGGKLKGHLQASACCKHFTAYDLDNWKGVNRFVFDARVTMQDLADTYQPPFQSCVQQGKASGIMCAYNRVNGIPSCADFNLLSRTARGQWDFHGYIASDCDAVSIIYDNQGYAKSPEDAVVDVLKAGMDVNCGSYLQKHTKAAVEQKKLPEASIDRALHNLFSVRMRLGLFNGNPTEQPFSNIGPDQVCSQEHQILALEAARNGIVLLKNSARLLPLQKSKTVSLAVIGPNVNSVQTLLGNYAGPPCKTVTPLQALQYYVKNTIYYSGCDTVKCSSASIDKAVDIAKGVDRVVMIMGLDQTQEREELDRLDLVLPGKQQELITNVAKSAKNPIVLVLLSGGPVDISFAKYDENIGSILWAGYPGEAGGIALAEIIFGDHNPGGKLPMTWYPQEFVKVPMTDMRMRPDPSSGYPGRTYRFYKGRNVFEFGYGLSYSKYSYELKYVSQTKLYLNQSSTMRIIDNSDPVRATLVAQLGAEFCKESKFSVKVGVENQGEMAGKHPVLLFARHARHGNGRPRRQLIGFKSVILNAGEKAEIEFELSPCEHFSRANEDGLRVMEEGTHFLMVGGDKYPISVVV; encoded by the exons ATGAAACCCCAAAACCTCTCCTTTTTCACTTTCTTTACTATCTTCCCTCTACTAATCCTCCAAATTACCTCGACTGAGCCTCCATTCTCATGTGATCCATCAAACCCATCAACaagttcctttcttttctgcaAAACCTCATTACCCATTTCCCAAAGAGTAAGGGACCTTGTTTCTAGACTCACATTAGACGAGAAAATTTCCCAACTCGTTAGCTCAGCTCCGTCGATTCCACGACTCGGGATTCCTGCTTATGAGTGGTGGTCTGAGGCATTACATGGTGTTGCCAATGTTGGACGTGGCATTCATTTTGAAGGCGCTATTAAAGCAGCCACTAGCTTCCCTCAAGTCATTCTCACTGCTGCTTCTTTTGATGCTTACCAATGGTATCGCATTGGTCAA GTGATCGGAAGAGAAGCAAGAGCAGTGTACAATGCAGGGCAAGCTACAGGGATGACATTTTGGGCACcgaatattaatatttttagggACCCAAGATGGGGAAGAGGGCAAGAGACGCCTGGAGAGGATCCATTGGTGACAGGGAAATATGCAGTTTCATATGTGAGAGGAGTCCAAGGTGATTCTTTTCAAGGTGGGAAGCTTAAAGGGCATCTTCAAGCTTCAGCTTGTTGTAAGCATTTTACTGCTTATGATTTAGACAATTGGAAGGGTGTGAACCGCTTTGTGTTTGATGCTCGT GTGACTATGCAAGATTTAGCAGACACATATCAGCCGCCATTCCAAAGTTGTGTTCAGCAAGGGAAAGCCAGTGGGATCATGTGTGCTTACAATAGAGTTAATGGGATCCCAAGTTGTGCAGATTTCAATCTCCTCTCTAGAACTGCTAGAGGGCAATGGGATTTCCATGG GTACATCGCCTCCGACTGTGATGCGGTCTCCATCATCTATGATAATCAAGGATATGCTAAGTCACCAGAAGATGCTGTAGTTGATGTGCTTAAAGCTG GCATGGATGTCAACTGCGGTTCATACTTACAGAAACACACCAAAGCAGCTGTGGAGCAGAAAAAACTGCCCGAAGCTTCCATAGACAGAGCCCTTCACAACCTCTTCTCTGTAAGAATGAGGTTAGGACTTTTCAATGGAAATCCAACAGAACAGCCTTTCAGCAACATCGGTCCTGATCAAGTCTGCTCCCAGGAGCATCAAATACTAGCTCTTGAAGCTGCCCGTAATGGCATTGTCCTTCTGAAGAACTCTGCAAGACTCCTCCCACTTCAAAAATCCAAGACTGTCTCTCTTGCTGTAATTGGTCCTAATGTAAATTCTGTGCAGACACTTCTTGGAAACTATGCAGGCCCTCCATGCAAAACTGTTACCCCTCTCCAAGCACTGCAATACTACgtaaaaaatactatttattaCTCAGGTTGTGATACAGTTAAATGCTCTTCAGCTTCCATTGACAAGGCAGTTGACATAGCAAAAGGGGTGGACCGTGTAGTTATGATAATGGGCTTGGATCAAACTCAGGAGAGGGAGGAGCTTGATCGCTTAGACTTGGTGCTTCCAGGGAAGCAACAAGAACTGATAACCAATGTTGCAAAATCTGCAAAGAATCCAATTGTTCTAGTTCTTCTTTCTGGCGGTCCAGTTGATATATCATTTGCCAAGTATGATGAGAACATTGGAAGCATTTTGTGGGCTGGTTATCCTGGTGAAGCTGGTGGGATTGCACTTGCTGAAATAATTTTTGGTGACCACAATCCAG GAGGGAAATTACCAATGACCTGGTATCCCCAAGAATTTGTCAAAGTACCAATGACAGATATGAGGATGCGACCTGATCCCTCTTCAGGATACCCTGGCAGAACATACAGATTCTACAAAGGCCGGAATGTTTTTGAGTTTGGCTATGGCCTCAGCTATTCAAAGTACTCCTACGAGCTTAAGTATGTCTCCCAGACCAAACTATACTTGAATCAATCTTCAACAATGCGCATAATTGACAACTCAGATCCGGTTCGTGCGACATTGGTTGCTCAATTGGGTGCAGAATTCTGCAAGGAAAGCAAGTTCTCAGTTAAAGTTGGAGTAGAGAACCAAGGGGAAATGGCAGGTAAACATCCAGTATTGCTGTTTGCAAGACATGCAAGGCATGGAAATGGGAGGCCAAGGAGACAGTTGATTGGATTCAAAAGTGTGATATTAAATGCAGGAGAAAAAGCTGAAATTGAGTTTGAACTGAGTCCCTGCGAGCACTTTTCTAGAGCTAATGAAGATGGCCTAAGGGTGATGGAAGAAGGAACACATTTCTTGATGGTAGGAGGTGACAAGTACCCAATTTCCGTCGTCGTTTAA